The Dethiosulfovibrio peptidovorans DSM 11002 nucleotide sequence TGCCGTGGCGGTCAATGGCCTTGAGGATGCGCTTAGTCGTGCCAAAAGGGCGGCCGATCTCGGCGTGGACATGGTCTTCGTGGAGGCCTTGGAATCGCTGGATCAGATGGAGATAGCGGTAGAGGAAGTCCCTGTTCCCCTTATGCTGAACCTTGTGGAGGGAGGCCGCACCCCCCTAGTCAGTCCTTCAGTGGCCGAGCAGATGGGTTTCAAGTATCTCATGTATCCTGTGACCCCCCTTTTTGCAGGGGCTAAGGCCATGTTGGACGTCATGTCCGATGTGAGAAAGAACGGGCTGTCCGACTCCACGGTCTCCCTGTCCATGGACTTTGCCGAATTCGCCGAAGTGGTCAGGCTTGACCATATAAGGGAGATCGAAAACGATTTCTTGCCAGTGGAAAGCCTGAACAGATACGGAGACAATAGGGGAATACTGTAGGGTACCTCTAAAAACTCACGACCGAGTCTCCTAGGAGTAGCGTCTTTAGAGATGCCCTGTGATTGGTTGAAAGTCATGCGTTTTTTCGGGAGGGGCTCGAGTTTATCCTCGAGTTCCTCCGGTGGTCGTGTTGACCAAGGCGGATCTTTGTGAAGATCTCCCAGGAAGGCTTTCCGATTTGAGCTCGGTCGTATGTGGCTGCGATGTTTTGGTCTCGTCCGGATTGACCGAGGACGGTCTCGAATCGGTGAAGGGATATATGGCACCGGCAAGACCGTAGCCTTGATAGGATCGTCGGGAGTGGGAAAGTCCACCTTGATAAATAGGTTGGCCGGTAGCGAACTCCTCCGGACTCAGGGTGTAAGAGGAGACCACAAGGGCAGACATACTACGACCAGACGGGAATTGGTGATCTTGCCCGGTGGAGGTATCGTGATAGATACCCCTGGAATGAGGAAGCTTGGCATAGATGGTCTCGATCTTTCCAGGGCTTTCGAGGACGTGGAGGGTCTTGCCGTAAAATGTAGATTTAGAGACTGTAGTCATAACGGAGAGCCAGGATGTGCCGTTCGTAAGGCCATGGACGAAGGCTCTCTTTCTCCAGATCGATTTGCCAGTTACATGAAACTGAAGAGAGAAGCAAAATACGAAGGTTTGAATTCCAAGCAGATCGAGGCGGAGAAAAATTCCTCCATGTATAAGGAGGTCGGAGGGATAAAGAACGCCCGAAAATTGGCCAAGTCCAAAAATAAGTCTAGAGGTTAATTGCCCGTTTGTTGATGCGGGTTGAAGTAGGCCTCCATTCGCTCTTTCTAAGGGCGGATGGAGGCCTTTCGTCTATCTAATGGACATTGACTTAAGGAACATAAGTTTCTTTTGTTGGGCTCTAGTGCTTGACAGTGCATTATGTGGAGTGTATTATACCTGCCATGCTAAACAATATTTTATATTTCTCAGAAGGAGGAAACTGAAATGAAGGTATCTTGCGTAGTGTGCGAAGGCAGCGTGGCTCTTCCTGACGATGCCATGATAGGTGAGTTGCTTATATGCGACGACTGTGGAACGGAGCTCGAGCTGGTGAGTCTGGATCCCCTCAAGGTGGAGGAGGCTCCTGAGATCCAGGAGGACTGGGGCGAATAGCCTATGAACGAGCTTTGGATTCTGTACAGTCGTCTGAGAACGGAGGAGAAACTTCTCAAAAAGGCGGCGGATAAAACGGGAGTGCGGTGCAATTTTGTGGATTTGAGAGGAATCTCCTGGCCGGAGGGACTTAAGGTAGGTGAGAACGACGTCGTCCTCTGCCGTTGCGTCTCTCAGGCCCACAATCTCGCGATCGCACGCCTTCTAGAATCTCGAGGTGTCCGTACGGTCAACCATTCCTCGGTCATAGAGGCCTGTGGCGACAAGGTCTTTACCGCCGGACTTCTCGATATGGCCGGTTTAAGACAGCCTCGCTATTCAGTGGCTTTCTCTCCGGAAGAAGCGGTGAAGACGTCCGAGTCCATGGGGTTTCCCGTTGTTTTCAAGCCGCCCGTCGGCAGCTGGGGCAGACTTCTTTCCAAGGTCAACGACGTGGATTCGGCTGAGACTGTAGTGGAACATAAGTCCTTCATGGGTCCTCAGCATCAGACTTTCTTCATTCAGGAATACGTGGAAAAGGATGGATACGATGTCAGGGCTCTGGTGTTGGGAGGAAAGCCCATAACGGCCATTAAGAGAAAGAGCCGTCACTGGATAACGAACACCGCAAGAGGTGGAGACGTAGAGGGAATGGAGATCGATCAAACCATGGCGGATGTGCTGAAAAAGGTCCACGACGTGTTCAATGGCGATCTTTTGGCCGTGGATCTGTTTCACGACGATCAGGGATGGTCGGTCAACGAGGTCAACGGGCAAGCCGAGTTTCACGGGTCGGTCGAGGGTACCGAAGTGGACGTCGCCGGGATGTTGGTGGATCACTGCATCTCACTTATGGAAGGGAGCCTCTGATATGTTCGAGGTGATCGTATGGGGGGCCAGCGGAATGGCCGGAGGAGAGCTTTTGAGGATTCTCTCCGGTCACGATGGGATGACGGTGGTCGCCGCCGTGTCCAGAAGGTCTCCGGGAAAGACAGTCTGGCACGACCATCCTCATCTCAGAGGCTGTTATCCCGACGTGGTCTACTCGTCTCCTGAGGAGGCTCTGAAGCTTAAGAGCGACTTGGTTTTTCTTGCACTGCCTCACGGAGGGGCCTGGAGAATTGCGGTCGACTATCGCGAAAGGGGTATACCTGTCGTCGATCTGTCCGGAGATTTCAGGCTCAAGGATCCTGCGGATTACTCTCGGTGG carries:
- the rsgA gene encoding ribosome small subunit-dependent GTPase A is translated as MIGSSGVGKSTLINRLAGSELLRTQGVRGDHKGRHTTTRRELVILPGGGIVIDTPGMRKLGIDGLDLSRAFEDVEGLAVKCRFRDCSHNGEPGCAVRKAMDEGSLSPDRFASYMKLKREAKYEGLNSKQIEAEKNSSMYKEVGGIKNARKLAKSKNKSRG
- the lysW gene encoding lysine biosynthesis protein LysW — translated: MKVSCVVCEGSVALPDDAMIGELLICDDCGTELELVSLDPLKVEEAPEIQEDWGE
- the lysX gene encoding lysine biosynthesis protein LysX; this translates as MNELWILYSRLRTEEKLLKKAADKTGVRCNFVDLRGISWPEGLKVGENDVVLCRCVSQAHNLAIARLLESRGVRTVNHSSVIEACGDKVFTAGLLDMAGLRQPRYSVAFSPEEAVKTSESMGFPVVFKPPVGSWGRLLSKVNDVDSAETVVEHKSFMGPQHQTFFIQEYVEKDGYDVRALVLGGKPITAIKRKSRHWITNTARGGDVEGMEIDQTMADVLKKVHDVFNGDLLAVDLFHDDQGWSVNEVNGQAEFHGSVEGTEVDVAGMLVDHCISLMEGSL